The Halogranum gelatinilyticum genome contains a region encoding:
- the yqeC gene encoding selenium cofactor biosynthesis protein YqeC — MNIVEALAAEKGMVCVVGAGGKKTTLYSLANRVERGVVTATVRIPIFDEEVARVAVTDAPVEAMRANADWPLGVVPEQEREDRYRGYDPALVTAMRASGHADAVFVKADGARTRWLKAPDEHEPRIPAMADTVIPIASAKVVGKPLSDEYVHRPERVAAVTGLDVGDTIGADDVAEVVASKQGGRKKVPPRATVVPLINMVDDAELEAVGREIAAGIHERVDVSRVVLARMNTDEPLVDVVA; from the coding sequence CGGAGAAGGGGATGGTCTGCGTCGTCGGCGCGGGCGGCAAGAAGACGACGCTCTACTCGCTCGCGAACCGGGTCGAGCGCGGCGTCGTCACCGCGACGGTCCGCATCCCCATCTTCGACGAGGAGGTCGCCCGCGTCGCCGTCACCGACGCGCCGGTCGAAGCGATGCGAGCGAACGCCGACTGGCCGCTCGGCGTCGTCCCCGAACAGGAACGCGAGGACCGCTACCGCGGCTACGACCCGGCACTCGTGACCGCGATGCGCGCCAGCGGCCACGCCGACGCGGTCTTCGTCAAGGCCGACGGCGCGCGCACCCGGTGGCTCAAGGCACCGGACGAACACGAACCGCGCATCCCCGCGATGGCCGACACCGTGATTCCGATTGCGAGCGCGAAGGTCGTCGGAAAGCCTCTGTCGGACGAGTACGTTCACCGCCCCGAGCGCGTCGCGGCCGTGACGGGACTCGACGTCGGCGACACCATCGGCGCGGACGACGTCGCCGAGGTCGTGGCGAGCAAGCAGGGCGGTCGCAAGAAGGTCCCGCCGCGGGCGACGGTGGTGCCTCTGATAAACATGGTCGACGACGCGGAACTGGAGGCTGTCGGTCGCGAGATCGCCGCGGGGATTCACGAGCGCGTCGACGTGTCTCGTGTGGTGCTGGCGCGGATGAACACCGACGAGCCGTTGGTCGACGTGGTGGCGTAG
- a CDS encoding MFS transporter: protein MALPSTSNLRLAGLLVALLLVASGFYPGAFWSPYSNDHYEFTVAPESSEMYEEYTEYYDPEVLQYEDLSPTAQEFIERAKAGEPEGNGWGRSYEPTVCHEFLLVCDEVPREELPEEFGYGFSLSEREALHVIEEDGERYLLETGTVESAFFGPVPIGFIVGWLTVIPLGLFVGIVTQRSERDRLRWGLVIGGLVVAVLGLLAPYLEMFLGVSAVTLGLVCLVAAWVSIVVYGCYSLAQWVSDWKARRARTS from the coding sequence ATGGCACTGCCCTCTACTTCCAACCTCCGACTGGCCGGTCTCCTCGTCGCACTGTTGCTCGTCGCCAGCGGCTTCTACCCCGGTGCGTTCTGGTCGCCGTACAGCAACGACCACTACGAGTTCACCGTCGCTCCGGAGTCCTCGGAGATGTACGAGGAGTATACGGAGTATTACGACCCGGAGGTCCTCCAGTACGAGGACCTCTCGCCGACGGCACAGGAGTTCATCGAACGAGCGAAGGCCGGCGAACCGGAGGGCAACGGCTGGGGGCGGAGCTACGAACCCACTGTCTGCCACGAGTTCCTCCTCGTCTGTGACGAGGTCCCCAGAGAGGAGCTGCCCGAGGAGTTCGGCTATGGATTCAGTCTCAGTGAGCGAGAAGCCCTCCACGTCATCGAGGAGGACGGCGAGCGGTATCTCCTCGAAACCGGGACGGTGGAGAGTGCGTTCTTCGGTCCCGTCCCGATAGGGTTCATCGTCGGTTGGCTGACGGTGATCCCGCTCGGCTTGTTCGTCGGAATCGTCACACAACGCTCGGAGCGTGACCGACTCCGCTGGGGGCTCGTCATCGGCGGCCTCGTCGTCGCCGTCCTCGGCCTGCTCGCACCCTATCTTGAGATGTTCCTCGGCGTGTCGGCGGTGACGCTCGGCCTCGTGTGTCTGGTCGCGGCGTGGGTCAGTATCGTCGTCTACGGCTGTTACAGCCTCGCGCAGTGGGTCTCCGACTGGAAAGCGCGTCGCGCTCGCACATCGTAG
- the mobA gene encoding molybdenum cofactor guanylyltransferase, with translation MRSAVIVAGGRSTRFGDADKAVADLAGVPMVRRVADRIAPVVDELVVNCRADQQKAIETALADFPLPLTFALDPETDEGPMAGIGTGLAACDGEYAAVVACDMPFVDAAVVAYLFERAESEDVDAAVPKLEDGWYQTTQAVYRADAMAAACEAALARGERKVLAPLEELEWVVVSEAEVAEHGNLGTFENLNTREEFEAAREGF, from the coding sequence ATGCGCTCTGCAGTCATCGTCGCTGGCGGCCGCTCGACCCGCTTCGGCGACGCCGACAAGGCCGTCGCCGACCTCGCGGGCGTCCCCATGGTTCGCCGCGTCGCCGATCGAATAGCACCCGTCGTCGACGAACTCGTCGTGAACTGCCGCGCCGACCAGCAGAAGGCCATCGAGACCGCGCTGGCCGACTTCCCGCTCCCCCTTACATTCGCGCTGGACCCCGAGACCGACGAGGGACCGATGGCCGGCATCGGCACCGGCCTCGCCGCCTGTGACGGCGAGTACGCCGCCGTCGTCGCCTGCGATATGCCCTTCGTCGACGCCGCCGTCGTGGCGTATCTGTTCGAGCGCGCCGAATCCGAGGACGTCGACGCCGCGGTGCCCAAACTGGAGGACGGCTGGTACCAGACGACGCAGGCGGTCTACCGCGCCGACGCGATGGCCGCGGCGTGTGAGGCCGCGCTCGCTCGTGGTGAGCGGAAGGTTCTCGCGCCGCTGGAAGAACTGGAGTGGGTCGTCGTCAGCGAGGCAGAGGTGGCCGAGCACGGCAACCTCGGAACATTCGAGAACCTCAATACTCGCGAGGAGTTTGAGGCAGCGCGGGAGGGGTTCTAA
- the fdhF gene encoding formate dehydrogenase subunit alpha, whose translation MSTDERTDTTSDDAPLPRIPDVDDPRPSTPLTEDFNTGTANDPTVGTRGEEMTHVTVDGQPVAVPPGSTLLDAMETVDVASEVPALCHYDRDTDQGDKVGPRSECRTCMVETDEHGLVPSCSFPAEDGLTVRTDAEDAAEARDVNLDLVLSNHNLRCTTCGKNGRCELQDTAIDNGVEEPRYGVFEERDEYEPLDASSSVIQIDRNKCILCNRCVEACNDVQVEGVLRIEGSGSDTRIGFQSDVDTMQESTCVSCGHCATVCPTGSLVESDLAESATIPFPGFNQKNSIGTVVQGERAERADTKPTDAADSTDPADPAELSGVARFMAKAKRRAQSTAKHLGDEMLKQAEHASEAVASKTLSTGQLFDTATLVADARLGKVTKAETTCNYCAVGCRFELYGKDGSVLGVRPADPEATPANDFSTCVKGKFGYDFVDSDDRLTTPLIREDDGSGDFREATWEEAYDRIYEELSAIQEKSGNDAVAVTSSSKCTNEENFLNQKFARQVLGTPHVDNCARLCHSSTVTGLQQTVGYGAMTNRINEDIGETDCYLITGSNTTEGHPVLATRIKQNVRDGADLFVFEPREIGLAEHATQYTRTKPGSDIAWLNGMVRHIIAEDLHDEEFIEERTKHFEELKEKVEPFTPEKVEELAGVPPAELKNAAETIATADTCIFGWAMGMTQHAHGTRNVLAITNLALVTGNLGKPGAGLSPFRGQNNVQGGGGDMGPAPHNLPGYQDPTDDDVADKFAEVWGERPPQEIGLRLPEQYEAMLDGEIRGMFIMGENPVLSEPDIREARHAIQELDFLAVQDIFLTETAEYADVVLPAASNAEKYGTFTNTERRVQLVRPAVEPPGVAKTDLRILTDLAERFGYDWDYSSAADVMDEIAQLVPIYSGISYDRLESTPAGLQWPCTDAEDPGTPFLYEDEFNFSDGLARFVPADYAGPAELPDEEFPLMLTSGRVLYHWHTGTMTRRTQVSMDHVPESFVTIHPDMAEQLGVTDGEYVRVVSRRGDIVVRAEVEDVSDPGVVFIPMHFAEGAINELTQHELDPDSYIPEYKVSSVRIEPLGSDAEADELTSRPRTRGDGELDEGTADD comes from the coding sequence ATGAGCACCGACGAAAGAACGGACACGACCAGCGACGACGCACCGCTTCCCAGAATCCCTGACGTCGACGACCCCCGTCCCAGCACGCCGCTGACGGAAGATTTCAACACCGGGACGGCCAACGACCCCACGGTCGGGACGCGTGGCGAGGAGATGACCCACGTCACCGTCGACGGCCAGCCCGTCGCCGTCCCACCGGGGTCGACGCTCCTCGACGCGATGGAGACCGTCGACGTCGCCAGCGAGGTTCCCGCACTCTGCCATTACGACCGCGACACCGACCAGGGCGACAAGGTCGGCCCGCGCAGCGAGTGTCGGACGTGCATGGTCGAAACCGACGAACACGGTCTCGTCCCGTCGTGCAGTTTCCCCGCGGAGGACGGCCTGACCGTCCGCACCGACGCCGAGGACGCCGCCGAAGCCAGAGACGTGAACCTCGATCTCGTCCTCTCGAACCACAACCTGCGCTGTACCACCTGCGGGAAGAACGGCCGCTGTGAACTGCAGGACACTGCCATCGACAACGGCGTCGAGGAGCCGCGGTACGGCGTCTTCGAGGAGCGCGACGAGTACGAACCGCTCGACGCGTCGTCGTCAGTCATCCAAATCGACCGCAACAAATGCATCCTCTGTAACCGCTGTGTCGAGGCCTGCAACGACGTGCAGGTCGAAGGCGTCCTCCGCATCGAAGGCTCCGGCTCGGACACGCGAATCGGCTTCCAGTCGGACGTCGACACGATGCAGGAGTCGACCTGCGTCTCCTGCGGCCACTGTGCGACGGTCTGTCCGACCGGCTCGCTCGTCGAGAGCGACCTCGCCGAGAGCGCGACGATTCCGTTCCCCGGCTTCAACCAGAAGAACTCCATCGGCACCGTCGTCCAAGGAGAGCGGGCGGAACGGGCGGACACGAAGCCGACGGACGCGGCCGACTCCACCGATCCCGCGGACCCCGCCGAGCTGTCGGGCGTCGCGCGCTTCATGGCGAAAGCCAAGCGGCGCGCGCAGTCGACGGCGAAACATCTCGGCGACGAGATGCTGAAACAGGCCGAACACGCCAGCGAGGCGGTCGCCTCGAAGACCCTCTCGACCGGCCAGCTGTTCGACACGGCGACGCTCGTCGCCGACGCCCGGCTCGGCAAGGTCACGAAGGCCGAGACAACCTGCAACTACTGTGCGGTCGGCTGTCGGTTCGAGCTGTATGGCAAGGACGGCAGCGTCCTCGGCGTCCGACCCGCGGACCCCGAAGCGACGCCCGCAAACGACTTCTCGACCTGCGTGAAGGGGAAGTTCGGCTACGACTTCGTCGACAGCGACGACCGGCTGACAACGCCACTGATTCGGGAAGATGATGGGAGTGGTGACTTCCGGGAGGCGACGTGGGAGGAGGCCTACGACCGCATCTACGAAGAACTGAGTGCGATTCAGGAGAAGAGTGGCAACGACGCCGTCGCCGTCACCTCCTCCTCGAAATGTACCAACGAGGAGAACTTCCTGAACCAGAAGTTCGCGCGCCAGGTCCTCGGGACGCCACACGTCGACAACTGCGCACGGCTCTGTCACTCCTCGACCGTGACGGGTCTCCAGCAGACCGTCGGCTACGGCGCGATGACGAACCGCATCAACGAGGACATCGGCGAAACCGACTGCTACCTCATCACGGGCTCGAACACGACTGAGGGTCATCCGGTCCTCGCGACGCGCATCAAGCAGAACGTGCGTGACGGAGCCGATTTGTTCGTCTTCGAGCCGCGGGAGATCGGTCTCGCCGAGCACGCGACGCAGTACACCCGGACGAAGCCCGGCTCGGACATCGCGTGGCTCAACGGGATGGTTCGCCACATCATCGCCGAGGACCTCCACGACGAGGAGTTCATCGAGGAGCGCACGAAGCACTTCGAGGAACTGAAGGAGAAGGTCGAACCGTTTACGCCCGAGAAGGTCGAGGAACTCGCGGGCGTGCCACCAGCGGAGTTGAAGAACGCCGCCGAGACCATCGCCACGGCCGACACCTGCATCTTCGGCTGGGCGATGGGGATGACCCAGCACGCTCACGGGACGCGCAACGTCCTCGCCATCACCAATCTCGCGCTCGTGACGGGGAATCTCGGCAAGCCCGGCGCGGGCCTGTCGCCCTTCCGCGGGCAGAACAACGTGCAGGGCGGCGGCGGCGACATGGGACCCGCCCCGCACAACCTCCCCGGCTACCAGGACCCGACCGACGACGACGTGGCAGACAAGTTCGCCGAGGTGTGGGGCGAACGGCCGCCGCAGGAGATCGGCCTCAGACTGCCGGAACAGTACGAGGCGATGCTCGACGGCGAAATCAGGGGAATGTTCATCATGGGTGAGAACCCGGTGCTCTCGGAGCCGGACATTCGCGAGGCGCGTCACGCGATTCAGGAGTTGGACTTCCTCGCGGTGCAGGACATCTTCCTGACCGAGACGGCCGAATACGCCGACGTCGTGCTCCCGGCCGCCTCGAACGCCGAGAAGTACGGCACCTTCACCAACACCGAACGGCGCGTCCAACTCGTCCGGCCCGCGGTCGAACCGCCGGGGGTCGCGAAGACCGACCTACGCATCCTCACGGACCTCGCCGAACGCTTCGGCTACGACTGGGACTACAGCTCCGCGGCGGACGTGATGGACGAAATCGCCCAACTGGTTCCCATCTACAGCGGCATCAGCTACGACCGCCTGGAGTCGACGCCCGCGGGTCTCCAGTGGCCCTGTACCGACGCCGAGGACCCGGGAACGCCCTTCCTCTACGAGGACGAGTTCAACTTCTCGGACGGGCTCGCGCGGTTCGTCCCCGCGGACTACGCAGGACCCGCAGAGCTGCCCGACGAGGAGTTCCCCCTGATGCTCACCTCCGGCCGGGTGCTCTACCACTGGCACACGGGAACGATGACCCGCCGGACGCAGGTGTCGATGGACCACGTTCCCGAATCGTTCGTCACTATCCACCCCGACATGGCCGAGCAGTTGGGCGTGACTGACGGGGAGTACGTCCGCGTCGTCTCCCGCCGCGGCGACATCGTCGTCCGCGCGGAGGTCGAAGACGTCTCGGACCCCGGCGTGGTCTTCATCCCGATGCACTTCGCGGAGGGAGCCATCAACGAACTCACCCAGCACGAACTCGATCCCGACTCCTACATCCCGGAGTACAAGGTGTCGAGCGTCCGTATCGAACCGCTCGGCTCGGACGCCGAAGCCGACGAGTTGACGAGTCGGCCCCGGACCCGTGGTGACGGCGAGTTGGACGAAGGCACCGCAGACGACTGA
- a CDS encoding NADH-ubiquinone oxidoreductase-F iron-sulfur binding region domain-containing protein, protein MTETNGTASHAVRICTGARSRSQARRLVAAARDEATTATVHEVGPAGIGDLAPLVLVTADGETAFHAGVSEDDVRALVRALEADDLRIAEAHAVVAHDPDTATLPVPDEGPLAVGRRRVLARAGWSVPDEVGDDERFAADVVGDDPEAADERVRTTGLLGRGRGDASTDEPVVEEWDRARETMESGSDPVLVVNANEADERDRTDSLLLESDPVSVVDGALAVADLLDVADVVFYTREGDELARERLDAAVDAVCGHLSPPKRPQVVAGPDRYVAGEMTMALESLEGNDRLEARLRPPTPAQHGLYGRPTLIHTPRTLAQLRRLWLHPDDFDADDADPGTRLVTVSGDVAAPATVELSTSGSLAAVRGTVTLDGPFKMACVGGQFGGLTRSLDHPPNAPALSGADLGTHGAVELLDDSRCAVATAGTRARFAEEENCGRCVPCREGSVQLTDLLRAVYGGDYRSGTIRELARVMRTTSTCDFGQAAARPVTTAMDAFETEFRAHAEGRCPSGECEAVNRAGRRGEERETGEVSQP, encoded by the coding sequence ATGACGGAGACGAACGGGACGGCGAGCCACGCCGTCCGTATCTGTACGGGAGCGCGGTCGCGCTCGCAAGCTCGCCGACTCGTGGCGGCCGCACGCGACGAGGCGACGACGGCGACGGTCCACGAGGTCGGACCGGCCGGTATCGGCGACCTCGCCCCGCTGGTCCTCGTGACGGCCGACGGCGAGACAGCCTTCCACGCCGGCGTGTCCGAGGACGACGTCCGAGCCCTGGTCCGCGCGCTCGAAGCCGACGACCTCAGGATTGCCGAGGCCCACGCGGTCGTCGCCCACGACCCGGACACGGCGACGCTCCCGGTCCCCGACGAGGGACCGCTCGCGGTCGGCCGTCGGCGCGTCCTCGCACGCGCGGGCTGGTCCGTCCCTGACGAGGTCGGCGACGACGAACGGTTCGCGGCCGACGTCGTCGGCGACGACCCCGAAGCGGCGGACGAGCGCGTCCGGACGACCGGGCTGCTCGGCCGGGGTCGCGGCGACGCCAGCACCGACGAGCCGGTCGTCGAGGAGTGGGACCGCGCCCGTGAGACGATGGAATCAGGAAGCGACCCGGTGCTCGTGGTCAACGCCAACGAGGCCGACGAGCGCGACCGGACCGACAGCCTCCTGCTCGAATCGGACCCGGTGAGCGTCGTCGACGGCGCGCTCGCGGTCGCCGACCTGCTCGACGTCGCGGACGTCGTGTTCTACACGCGGGAGGGCGACGAACTGGCCCGCGAGCGACTCGACGCCGCCGTCGACGCAGTCTGCGGCCACCTTTCGCCGCCGAAGCGGCCGCAGGTCGTCGCCGGTCCCGACCGCTACGTCGCGGGGGAGATGACGATGGCCCTGGAGTCACTGGAGGGCAACGACCGGCTGGAGGCCCGCCTGCGGCCGCCGACGCCCGCCCAACACGGTCTCTACGGCCGGCCGACGCTGATTCACACGCCGCGGACGCTGGCACAGCTCCGACGGCTGTGGCTCCACCCCGACGACTTCGACGCCGACGACGCCGACCCCGGGACGCGGCTCGTGACGGTCTCCGGCGATGTGGCTGCCCCTGCGACAGTCGAACTGTCGACGAGCGGGTCGCTGGCGGCAGTTCGCGGGACGGTGACGCTCGACGGGCCGTTCAAGATGGCCTGTGTCGGCGGCCAGTTCGGCGGTCTCACACGGTCGCTCGACCATCCGCCGAACGCGCCCGCCCTGTCGGGTGCCGACCTCGGCACCCACGGCGCGGTCGAACTACTGGACGACTCGCGGTGCGCCGTCGCGACGGCGGGCACGCGCGCGCGGTTCGCCGAGGAGGAGAACTGCGGCCGCTGTGTCCCCTGCCGGGAGGGGTCGGTCCAGCTGACCGACCTCCTGCGGGCGGTCTACGGCGGCGACTACCGGAGCGGGACGATTCGGGAGTTGGCCCGCGTCATGCGGACGACGAGCACCTGCGACTTCGGGCAGGCCGCGGCGCGGCCGGTCACGACGGCGATGGACGCCTTCGAGACGGAGTTCCGCGCCCACGCCGAGGGCCGGTGTCCCAGCGGCGAGTGTGAAGCAGTGAACCGAGCCGGGCGGCGCGGCGAAGAGCGCGAGACGGGCGAGGTGAGCCAGCCATGA
- a CDS encoding nucleotide-binding protein: MVEAFAVASGKGGTGKTTTTLALGMALAADHDVTVIDADTGMANLLFHAGLDDVEVTLHDLLVEETGTSVNEAVYDRFGMSVVPCGTSLAAFEAADPGRLKDVVADLAADTDVVLLDSPAALGSKSAVLPVVLADRVVVVLQPTIPSLSDGLKVQEYAQSYGTDTAGVLFNKVHDDERIGKVTDQAERYFGGETLATVPDSDVVRGARRAGEPLLAHAPDSVAADAYREAAAAIDVRSGDEEDVADRFRSAVVPETP; the protein is encoded by the coding sequence ATGGTCGAGGCGTTCGCGGTCGCGAGCGGCAAGGGCGGGACGGGCAAGACGACGACGACCCTCGCGCTCGGCATGGCACTCGCGGCCGACCACGACGTGACTGTCATCGACGCCGACACGGGGATGGCGAACCTCCTCTTTCACGCCGGTCTCGACGACGTCGAAGTCACCCTTCACGACCTGCTGGTCGAGGAGACGGGAACTTCCGTGAACGAGGCCGTCTACGACCGCTTCGGGATGTCGGTCGTCCCCTGCGGGACGAGCCTCGCCGCCTTCGAGGCCGCCGACCCAGGGAGGTTGAAAGACGTCGTCGCCGACCTCGCCGCCGACACCGACGTCGTCCTGCTCGACTCGCCAGCCGCCCTCGGCTCGAAGAGTGCCGTCCTGCCGGTCGTGCTGGCCGACAGGGTGGTGGTCGTCCTCCAGCCGACCATCCCGTCGCTCTCGGACGGGCTGAAGGTGCAGGAGTACGCCCAGTCCTACGGGACCGACACCGCGGGCGTCCTGTTCAACAAGGTCCACGACGACGAGCGTATCGGGAAGGTCACGGACCAGGCCGAACGCTACTTCGGCGGCGAGACGCTGGCGACGGTCCCCGACAGCGACGTCGTCCGCGGCGCGCGCCGGGCGGGCGAACCGCTGCTCGCACACGCCCCGGACTCCGTCGCCGCCGACGCCTACCGCGAGGCCGCCGCCGCCATCGACGTCCGTTCGGGTGACGAGGAGGACGTCGCCGACCGCTTCCGCAGCGCGGTCGTCCCCGAGACGCCATGA
- a CDS encoding ferritin-like domain-containing protein produces MSRNTSDADRDDRTDQHPTNQRGPSGSATRTSRRKILATLGVIGGTALAGCAGSSPSDEGTMEPTMTETDEPTMAPTEEPTATPEPMGNPDVPILNYALTLEHLENAFYREGLNEFSDDELMGADSLSKFGETVRMDVPEYLRVAGEHEAAHVAAISDTIEQLGGTPVAEAEYDFGYGTPSEFLATAQALENTGVAAYAGAAPKVVNNDILAAAAGIHSVEARHAAFLNLVNDDAPFPNAVDEASSVQEVLDIAGGFITSEVDASAITRSDDMEVPTPDRKADDGTSDVDVLNYALTLEHLENAFYREGLETFSDDELMNASVLSDYDDALKMKVPGHLAMAGEHEAAHVSAIADTVEQLGGTPVEEAEYDFGYETASEFLGVAQALENTGVAAYKGAAPSVSADAVFSAAIGIHSVEARHASFLNELNVESPFPVAVDEPMTMAEVQDVAGQFIVEQ; encoded by the coding sequence ATGAGCCGGAACACTTCCGACGCCGACCGCGACGACCGAACCGACCAGCATCCGACCAACCAGCGCGGCCCGAGCGGCTCCGCCACCCGCACCTCTCGCCGGAAGATCCTCGCCACCCTGGGGGTCATCGGCGGCACCGCCCTCGCAGGCTGTGCCGGCAGCAGCCCGAGCGACGAGGGGACGATGGAGCCGACGATGACGGAGACGGACGAGCCGACGATGGCACCGACCGAGGAGCCGACGGCGACGCCCGAGCCGATGGGCAACCCCGACGTCCCGATTCTCAACTACGCGCTGACGCTCGAACATCTGGAGAACGCCTTCTACCGCGAGGGGCTGAACGAGTTCTCCGACGACGAGCTGATGGGCGCAGACAGCCTCTCGAAGTTCGGCGAGACCGTCCGGATGGACGTCCCCGAGTATCTCCGCGTCGCCGGCGAGCACGAGGCCGCCCACGTCGCGGCGATTTCGGACACCATCGAACAACTCGGCGGGACGCCCGTCGCGGAGGCCGAGTACGACTTCGGCTACGGGACTCCCTCGGAGTTCCTCGCGACGGCACAGGCCCTCGAGAACACCGGCGTCGCCGCCTACGCGGGTGCCGCGCCGAAGGTCGTCAACAACGACATCCTCGCGGCCGCCGCGGGCATCCACAGTGTCGAGGCGCGTCACGCCGCGTTCCTCAACCTCGTCAACGACGACGCTCCCTTCCCGAACGCCGTCGACGAGGCCAGCTCGGTGCAGGAGGTCCTCGACATCGCGGGCGGCTTCATCACCTCGGAGGTCGACGCGAGTGCCATCACCCGCAGCGACGACATGGAGGTCCCGACGCCCGACCGCAAGGCCGACGACGGCACCAGCGACGTCGACGTCCTGAACTACGCGCTGACGCTCGAACATCTGGAGAACGCCTTCTACCGCGAGGGGCTGGAGACGTTCTCCGACGACGAGCTGATGAACGCCTCGGTGCTCTCGGACTACGACGACGCGCTGAAGATGAAGGTTCCCGGCCACCTCGCGATGGCCGGTGAGCACGAGGCCGCCCACGTCTCGGCCATCGCGGATACGGTCGAACAGCTGGGCGGGACGCCCGTCGAGGAGGCCGAATACGACTTCGGCTACGAGACGGCCTCCGAGTTCCTCGGCGTCGCGCAGGCCTTGGAGAACACCGGTGTCGCCGCGTACAAGGGTGCCGCACCCTCCGTCTCGGCCGACGCGGTCTTCTCGGCCGCCATCGGCATCCACAGCGTCGAGGCGCGGCACGCCAGCTTCCTCAACGAACTCAACGTCGAGTCGCCGTTCCCGGTGGCGGTCGACGAGCCGATGACGATGGCGGAGGTGCAGGACGTCGCCGGGCAGTTCATCGTCGAGCAGTAG
- a CDS encoding AI-2E family transporter yields MDERLPFGIGRRRLGWWAVAAVLFGILGLFLYSFVGTFVFGLFVYYGARPIHIRLEDRFGDGVAASLTLLCLVLPVLGLLGYTAFVAFQEFSAVAGATMVDFVLSRVPGDPRSLSTLVGRPTTFVESLDELARLQTGVNTVLTTLGTVGTGLLHLTLSLTFAFFLFRDGDRLERWFRAEVGDEHTAAYAYLSAVDRDLETVYFGNVLTVLLVTVVSVVVYNGFGYLAPSPLTVPFPTLLAVLTGLATFIPLVVGKVVYVPVAAWLGLQAARTDASGLGWFPVAFLVVCFVVLDFLPQAVLRPVVSGQTLHRGLVLFSYVLGTALFGWYGLFLGPLSAVLVAQFANVVFGDLLHGKPLGPRASGATSLGSDPRGRDSGTTGDDD; encoded by the coding sequence ATGGACGAGCGGCTGCCGTTCGGCATCGGGCGGAGACGCCTCGGCTGGTGGGCCGTCGCGGCGGTGCTCTTCGGCATCCTCGGGCTGTTTCTGTACTCGTTCGTCGGCACGTTCGTCTTCGGGCTGTTCGTCTACTACGGTGCGAGGCCCATCCACATACGGCTCGAAGACCGCTTCGGCGACGGCGTCGCCGCGTCGCTCACACTGCTCTGTCTCGTTTTGCCCGTCCTCGGACTGCTCGGCTACACCGCGTTCGTCGCCTTCCAAGAGTTCAGTGCCGTCGCGGGCGCGACGATGGTCGACTTCGTCCTCTCGCGAGTGCCGGGCGACCCGCGGTCGCTGTCGACGCTCGTCGGTCGGCCGACGACCTTCGTCGAGAGCCTCGACGAACTCGCCCGGCTCCAGACCGGCGTCAACACCGTTCTCACCACGCTGGGAACCGTCGGTACTGGATTACTGCATCTCACGCTCTCGCTGACGTTCGCGTTCTTCCTCTTTCGCGACGGCGACCGGTTGGAGCGGTGGTTCCGTGCCGAAGTCGGCGACGAACACACCGCCGCCTACGCCTATCTCTCGGCTGTCGACCGCGACCTCGAGACGGTCTACTTCGGCAACGTCCTCACCGTCCTGCTCGTCACGGTCGTCTCCGTCGTCGTCTACAACGGCTTCGGCTATCTCGCGCCGTCGCCGCTGACGGTGCCGTTCCCGACGCTCCTCGCCGTCCTTACCGGCCTCGCGACGTTCATCCCGCTCGTCGTCGGCAAGGTCGTCTACGTCCCCGTCGCAGCGTGGCTCGGGCTACAGGCGGCCCGGACGGACGCCTCGGGACTCGGCTGGTTCCCCGTCGCCTTCCTCGTGGTCTGTTTCGTCGTCCTCGATTTCCTCCCGCAGGCGGTGCTCCGCCCGGTCGTCTCCGGACAGACGCTCCACCGCGGGCTGGTGCTCTTCTCGTACGTCCTCGGGACCGCGCTGTTCGGCTGGTACGGCCTCTTCCTCGGCCCGCTCTCGGCCGTCCTCGTCGCGCAGTTCGCCAACGTCGTCTTCGGCGACCTGCTGCACGGCAAGCCGCTCGGCCCGCGTGCGTCGGGGGCGACGTCGCTCGGCAGCGACCCCCGTGGACGGGACTCGGGGACGACCGGCGACGACGACTGA
- a CDS encoding SPFH domain-containing protein: MNLPLELVSIVGLVAVGWVVNRSLAVVSAYEQVVVTDGGEVADVLEPGINFVRPFGRGRTHYDMRQQTLTMGERVTTADGDERSVKTTLRFRVDDVRRLHETAPDYQDRLVDVLRRELHSSVGRADGATLADDPAAVADRLAERVSREVESWGLAVESAELHE; the protein is encoded by the coding sequence ATGAATCTCCCGCTCGAACTGGTCTCCATCGTCGGTCTGGTCGCCGTCGGCTGGGTCGTCAACCGGTCGCTCGCGGTCGTCTCGGCGTACGAACAGGTCGTCGTCACCGACGGCGGTGAGGTGGCCGACGTCCTCGAACCCGGCATCAACTTCGTCCGCCCGTTCGGTCGCGGACGGACCCACTACGATATGCGCCAGCAGACGCTCACGATGGGCGAGCGGGTCACCACGGCCGACGGCGACGAGCGATCCGTCAAGACGACGCTACGGTTCCGCGTCGACGACGTCCGCCGGCTCCACGAGACGGCTCCGGACTACCAGGACCGACTGGTCGACGTCCTCCGCCGGGAACTACACAGCAGCGTCGGCCGCGCGGACGGGGCGACGCTCGCGGACGACCCGGCGGCAGTCGCCGACCGGCTGGCCGAGCGAGTGAGCCGAGAGGTCGAGTCGTGGGGGCTGGCCGTCGAGAGTGCGGAGCTACACGAGTAA